The Solirubrobacter pauli sequence TGTACTTGCCCGTGGTGCGGAACGCGCCCTTGCCTTCGCCCCACAGCTTGCGTGACTTCTTCTTCTTGGCCGCCGCGGTCGCCTTCTTGCCCTTGGCCTTGGCCTTCGGGCACTTGGCGAGCGTCTCGGCCAGCGTCAGGTCCGTGATCGGCTGCGCGCCGCTCGTCTGCCCGATCTTGAAGATGCCGTCGTAGAACCACGCGAGCTGCGTCTCGCCGGGCTTGGCGGTGGTCGAGACGAGGTTCACGCGGCCCTTGGTGGCGTCGATCGTCGCGCCGAGCGGGATCTGCATCGCGCCCTTGAGCTCGACGAACTTCTTCGACGGCGGGATCTTGATGAAGATGCGGCCCTTGCGGACGCTGACGTTGACCGTCTTGCCCTTGACGGGCGGCGGGAGCTGCTCGATCAGCGGTGCGGCGGCGCCGGGGTTCCCGTTGCCACCGGGCGCGGTGGGCGAGACCGTGCCGGGCGGGGCCGGCGCGGCCAGCAGCCAGCGCACGTCGACGTCACGCCGCTCCCCGGGCTGCAGGGCGTCCAGCGCGAACTCGACGCCGACGCCGTTGTCGGGCGCGGCGGAGTCGATCGTGTTGTCCAGCCCGTTGGCGGCGAAGTTGCCGAACACGGCCTCGTAGTCGCCTTCCTGGAAGGCGCGCCACGGCGTGACCTCCTGCAGGCCGTAGACGAAGCCGGTGCGCTCCTCGCGGCCGCCGACGAAGCGCGGCGACACGCCGGCGATCGCGCCGTTGCCGCTGTCGTTGCTGCCGACGTACAGGTCGGCGAGCGCGCCCGCGCGCAGCGACGTCGGCGTGAGCGAGACGTTCTCGATCCCGTAGCGGACGTTCACCTGCGGGACACCGTTGGTGTAGGTGATCAGCTCGGTCACGCGCAGGTTCGGGCCGACCGTGTAGACGCTCGTGAGCGACTTGGTCGCGCCCTGGTCGGCGAGCACGGGCCCGGACACGCGCGTGCGGCCGGGCGTCTGGTCGAAGCCCGCCTCCAGCGGGAAGTAGCTCGCGCCCTCCTTGATCTCCAGGCCCGCGTGCGCCGGGTTCTCGTCCGGGTTGTAGAAGAGCCCGGCGGCGACGCCGTCCTGACGCACCTGGAGCGCGCCGAGACCGTCGGCGATCACGTCCAGCGGTGAACCATCGATCTGCGCGCTCGCCGCGGAAGGCGCGCACAGCGCAGCGACGCCCGCGAGGGCGGCTGTGACCAAGACCCGAATGCCGCTCCTCAAGACCAAACCACCGCGATCGTCTCCCGGCGGGACCGCCGCTGTCAAGTCCGTCTGGACGGGTGGACGGGCGGCCCTTCGGGCAGTCCTACTCTGCTTGACCGTGCGCTGCTACGTCGAGCCGAGCCCTGCGGGCGGGTACTTCGTCCGCATGCGCGGCGAGGCGGCGCCGGTGTCCCGCCACGACACCGAGGAGGAGGCCGAGGCCGCCGCCGCGGCCTACGAGCGTGGCCTGGCGCGCGAGGACACGGCCGATCTGGTCGCGCTGAGCGACGGCTCGGAGGTGCTCATCCGGACCGTGCAGCCGGCGGACAAGCCGCTGTTCGTCGCCGGCTGGAAGCATCTCTCGGGCGAGTCGGTGCGCCGGCGCTTCCTGCAGCCGCGCGCGGCGCTGAACGTGCACGAGCTCGCGTTCTTCACCGAGATCGACCACGTCGACCACGAGGCGGTCGGCGCGCTCGACAGCGTCACGCGCGAGGGCGTGGGCGTCGCGCGCTATGTGCGCGAGCGCGACCGGCCGCACGTCGCCGAGGTCGCGGTCACGGTGGTGGACGCCTGGCAGCGGCGCGGGCTCGGCGGCAAGCTCCTCCGGCAGCTGCGCACGCGGGCGGTGGCCAACGGCATCCGCCACTTCACCGCCTCGCTGTTCGCGGACAATGCGGTGATGCTCACGCTCTTCCAGCACGTCGGCACGGTCACGGTGACCCGCCGCGACGGTCCCGTGATCGAGCTCGAGGTCGAGCTGTGAGCGGCTTCGGGCTCGACCACCTGCCCTACGGCGTCGTCGGCGGGCGCTGCGTCGTCCGCTACGAGGATCAGGTGCTCGACCTGAGCACGGTGCCCGGCCTCCCGCCCGTCTTCGACGAGCCGAGCCTGAACCGCTTCCTCGCGCTCGGCCGGTCGGCCTGGGAGGACGTGCGCGAGCAGATCACGCGCGTGCTCGAGGCGGGCACCGCCGACCTGGACCCCCTCGCCGAGCCGGACCTGCCGCTCGCGGTCGGCGACTACGTCGACTTCTACTCGTCGATCGAGCACGCGACCAACGTGTCGCGGCGGTTCCGCCCCGACGACCCCGATCCGCTGCCCGCCGCCTGGCGGTCGCTGCCGATCGGCTACCACGGGCGCGCCGGCTCGATCGTGGTGAGCGGCACCGACATCGTCCGCCCGCACGGCCTGCGGCCGAGCTACGGGCCGACCCAGGAGCTGGACTTCGAGCTCGAGCTCGGGTTCGTCACCGGGCCGGGAAAGCCGCTCGGGCAGCCGATCCCCGCGCGCGACGTGCGCGAGCACGTGTTCGG is a genomic window containing:
- a CDS encoding GNAT family N-acetyltransferase, giving the protein MRCYVEPSPAGGYFVRMRGEAAPVSRHDTEEEAEAAAAAYERGLAREDTADLVALSDGSEVLIRTVQPADKPLFVAGWKHLSGESVRRRFLQPRAALNVHELAFFTEIDHVDHEAVGALDSVTREGVGVARYVRERDRPHVAEVAVTVVDAWQRRGLGGKLLRQLRTRAVANGIRHFTASLFADNAVMLTLFQHVGTVTVTRRDGPVIELEVEL
- a CDS encoding fumarylacetoacetate hydrolase family protein yields the protein MSGFGLDHLPYGVVGGRCVVRYEDQVLDLSTVPGLPPVFDEPSLNRFLALGRSAWEDVREQITRVLEAGTADLDPLAEPDLPLAVGDYVDFYSSIEHATNVSRRFRPDDPDPLPAAWRSLPIGYHGRAGSIVVSGTDIVRPHGLRPSYGPTQELDFELELGFVTGPGKPLGQPIPARDVREHVFGFVLVNDWSARDLQRFEYRPLGPFLGKSFATSVSGWITPLTALEPYLVPAREQEPAPEAYLRVDGDWALDIALEVERGGETITRGNARGLYWTFPQQLAHATANGATVRPGDLFASGTISGWEPGTHGCLLESGAPFLADGETVTLRGRAGAIALGEVRGTVVSAP